A section of the Candidatus Limnocylindrales bacterium genome encodes:
- a CDS encoding M20/M25/M40 family metallo-hydrolase, giving the protein MEEIAKKIDRWVDTHADEIIDLASRLVQIPSENKPPVGFELACQNYLRKVLEDAGAHVDYFFPEEVPGFKESPLYLQGRTYKDRPNVVGTFPGTGGGKSLLLIGHIDTVPMEPMPWIESSPFSGEVKNGKLYGRGSYDMKGGMVSMFYGIKCLRDLGISLRGDVLVESDVDEEYGGSNGTLASRIRGYTADAAIVPEPTNMVVYPVHKGGKWWKINLKGTPGRSFSQEEIVNPIHQMAEIIQILRDFEKERNTRPGPDIHPLYQDNPNLLVHIWQVGCEGATYSPAPGIDEKEHLNVLTGAPSGCYLHVFVETHEGTSEEDLEKEFTGYILNRIEKNPLFKHSKPEFEKKIRYLEGSHIPMDHPLLKSMEKAYHSLSSRPFTVQGAPYQCDVYLLNRYYRVPTAILGPGGANAHAPDEYVLIQDLIDLTKIFARIIVDWCS; this is encoded by the coding sequence ATGGAGGAAATTGCTAAAAAAATAGATCGTTGGGTTGACACCCATGCCGACGAGATAATCGACCTGGCCAGTCGGCTGGTTCAAATCCCTTCAGAGAATAAGCCACCCGTTGGCTTTGAGCTGGCCTGCCAGAACTACTTGAGAAAAGTATTGGAAGACGCAGGGGCCCATGTGGATTATTTCTTTCCGGAAGAGGTCCCCGGCTTTAAAGAGAGTCCTCTTTACCTGCAAGGGCGTACTTACAAGGACCGCCCCAATGTTGTGGGAACATTTCCGGGAACCGGAGGGGGAAAGTCCCTCCTGTTAATAGGACATATCGATACGGTACCTATGGAACCCATGCCCTGGATCGAATCCTCTCCTTTTAGTGGTGAAGTAAAAAATGGTAAACTCTACGGTCGTGGGTCCTATGATATGAAAGGGGGCATGGTGAGTATGTTCTATGGCATTAAGTGCCTTCGAGATTTAGGGATTTCATTGAGGGGAGATGTCCTGGTGGAAAGCGATGTAGATGAAGAGTATGGCGGCTCTAACGGGACCCTGGCTTCCCGAATCCGGGGATATACCGCCGATGCAGCTATCGTTCCAGAACCAACCAATATGGTGGTCTATCCGGTCCACAAAGGTGGCAAATGGTGGAAAATTAATCTGAAGGGAACCCCGGGTAGATCCTTTAGTCAGGAAGAAATCGTAAATCCTATCCATCAAATGGCCGAAATCATCCAAATCCTTCGGGATTTCGAGAAGGAGAGAAATACCCGACCAGGTCCTGATATTCACCCGCTTTATCAGGATAATCCGAACCTGCTGGTGCATATTTGGCAGGTAGGATGTGAAGGGGCTACTTATAGCCCGGCCCCGGGGATAGATGAAAAGGAACATTTAAACGTCCTGACCGGAGCTCCCAGTGGTTGTTACCTCCATGTCTTTGTAGAAACCCATGAAGGAACTTCTGAAGAGGATCTGGAGAAAGAGTTTACAGGTTATATCCTGAACAGGATTGAGAAAAATCCCCTCTTTAAACATTCTAAACCTGAGTTTGAAAAGAAAATTCGATACCTGGAAGGAAGCCATATCCCCATGGATCACCCTTTGCTAAAATCCATGGAAAAAGCTTATCACTCTTTATCCTCGCGTCCTTTTACCGTCCAGGGGGCTCCCTACCAATGTGATGTATACCTGCTCAATCGTTATTATCGCGTGCCCACTGCCATTCTGGGACCTGGAGGGGCCAATGCCCATGCCCCGGATGAATACGTGCTTATCCAGGACTTGATTGATCTCACGAAGATTTTTGCCAGAATTATAGTGGATTGGTGTTCTTGA